One stretch of Cyclopterus lumpus isolate fCycLum1 chromosome 10, fCycLum1.pri, whole genome shotgun sequence DNA includes these proteins:
- the inppl1b gene encoding inositol polyphosphate phosphatase-like 1b has product MATAAWYHRDISRVHAEDLLARAGRDGSYLVRDSESVPGAYALCLLFQRHVHTYRILPDADGLLAVQTTQGVQVNCFRTLEDLVLGYQHPHKGLVTPLLYAVPRDTDTGEESSDDEKPSPVPASVNAVPSTGPPVKAAPHLFLDKLRELNTSSTAGDVIGLLNDYLFSELPLDIENVHKGATTLCHLKRTLGTACHGLNSEIDLTLSSLETLAKVFDHPSCSLTHTKKQGPEMDIDILLCKISALVSLLSSLEKKVLKALQDAVTNHNLAVQPNPPPPDPTPTNVTPVKNHARQLPVHSFQVKMVRYGRQTVSVDVDTGVLLFDRKAGSFGIERVSHDRILQIVKFQSSPAKVRMVVDSHHNTPREITFESARKRDAFCQLLQMMKTRHSHLREPDVISVFVGTWNMGGSPPPRSLQSWVTCCGLGHTPDDSTAFLPHDIYALGTQENPQGEKEWTEHIKATLRSHTHIDFKQVAVQSLWNMRLAVFVKPVHESRIGHVNTASVKTGLGNTLGNKGAVGVSFLLNGTSFGFVNCHLTSGSEKVLRRNQNFVDILRLLSLGDKQLGAFDISLRFAHLFWCGDLNYRLDLDVQDILKHVSKREFEELMCADQLTRERQKRKAFLNFKEEKIAFPPTYRYERGSRDCYLWQKYKTSGVRVNVPSWCDRILWKSYPEMHIICTAYGCTDDIFTSDHSPVFATFQVGVTSRLNCKTDTHSSMEKAWIELEGIEAIVKTASKAKFFIEFNSSCLEETRRSSENDSQSCDVPRFLKLGWSFKQLPKLLPIMSDMEYLQDQHLLLSVKSCDGFESYGECCVALRSLTGASEQFETFLSHRGEEMGSIRGRVRVHVPKDRRGTREKTYEWFHFEKDDKGLRRGHISPASTRVSINRSLAAPPKLTPSSYTNPAYFIFEGVSVARRVEEPLPQRRDPPVIWSGNEALQLPKISGRQGFDRRPCRRSDFTEIEIPAVLPQYTPTNDLHSPHTNSSYQLFPTKTPSPIPPASSNAMSQYQEQTSQTRDKYQGKKIVHNSILPEKNLRNLYMNHSAIIREKARRDQHHLLPERTKPLWAAKVPSAFPYIPTHLPHSQAPVPWMVAQQPPGPTGDNSLTALQMAKSLSEVDFFPTVQRVPHIHNHMPSYRNGPYMHGDRGYSWDKEVSVLQGAPETVRELLSTLGLQKYTLGLSLNGWDDLDYFSGITEEDLRAAGVTNPSHRRRILENLPRNWN; this is encoded by the exons ACAACGCAGGGGGTCCAGGTAAACTGTTTTCGGACCCTGGAGGACCTGGTGTTGGGGTACCAGCATCCCCACAAGGGCCTGGTCACTCCTCTGCTCTACGCTGTTCCCCGTGACACAGACACTGGGGAAGAGAGCTCAG ATGACGAGAAGCCGTCTCCGGTTCCAGCCTCTGTCAACGCGGTGCCTTCCACGGGACCCCCAGTAAAAGCAGCCCCTCACCTGTTCCTGGATAAGTTGCGGGAGCTGAACACATCCAG TACTGCAGGTGATGTGATTGGTCTACTCAATGACTACCTCTTCAGTGAGCTGCCTCTTGACATTGAGAATGTGCACAAAGGGGCAACAACTCTATGCCACCTCAAGCGTACTCTGGGTACTGCGTGCCATGGCTTAAACAG TGAAATTGACCTGACTCTCTCAAGTCTGGAAACCCTGGCCAAGGTCTTTGACCATCCGAGCTGCTCTTTAACACACACCAAGAAACAG GGCCCCGAGATGGATATAGACATCCTATTGTGTAAGATCTCAGCTTTGGTCAGCCTCCTTTCTTCGTTGGAGAAGAAG GTATTAAAAGCATTACAAGATGCGGTGACCAATCACAATCTGGCAGTGCAACCGAACCCACCTCCTCCTGATCCAACGCCCACCAATGTAACACCTGTCAAGAACCACGCCAGGCAGCTGCCAGTTCACTCCTTTCAG GTGAAGATGGTGAGGTATGGCAGACAGACTGTTTCTGTAGATGTGGACACAGGAGTGCTGCTCTTTGACAGGAAGGCTGGTTCATTTGGTATCGAGCGGGTTTCACATGACAGAA TCCTTCAGATTGTCAAGTTCCAGAGCAGTCCGGCCAAGGTACGCATGGTGGTCGACAGCCACCACAACACACCACGGGAAATTACGTTTGAGAGTGCACGG AAACGTGATGCCTTCTGCCAACTCCTCCAGATGATGAAAACTAGGCACTCTCATCTGAGGGAACCAGACGTGATCTCTGTGTTTGTCGGCACCTGGAACATGG GTGGTTCCCCTCCTCCTCGTAGCCTGCAGTCGTGGGTGACCTGCTGCGGTTTGGGGCACACCCCTGATGACTCGACCGCCTTTCTCCCTCATGATATCTATGCCTTGGGGACTCAGGAGAATCCTCAGGGGGAGAAAGAATGGACAGAACATATCAAAGCAACCCTTCGCAGCCATACTCACATTGACTTCAAACAA GTGGCAGTACAGTCTCTGTGGAATATGAGGCTGGCTGTGTTTGTGAAGCCGGTGCATGAGAGTCGCATCGGCCATGTGAACACAGCCAGTGTGAAGACAGGCTTGGGAAACACATTGG GAAACAAGGGCGCTGTCggtgtctccttcctcctcaatGGAACATCTTTTGGGTTTGTTAACTGCCACCTGACCTCTGGAAGTGAAAAGGTCCTGAG GAGGAACCAAAACTTTGTGGACATCCTCAGACTGCTTTCTCTGGGCGACAAACAGCTCGGTGCCTTCGACATCAGCCTGCGCTTCGCCCATCTCTTCTGGTGCGGAGACCTCAACTACCGACTCGACTTGGATGTTCAG GACATCCTGAAACATGTATCTAAGAGAGAGTTTGAAGAGCTCATGTGCGCGGACCAGCtgaccagagagagacaaaagaggaaGGCCTTTCTCAATTTCA aggaagagaagattGCATTTCCACCCACGTATCGCTATGAACGGGGCTCCAGAGACTGCTACCTGTGGCAGAAGTACAAGACTTCGGGA GTGCGAGTTAATGTTCCATCATGGTGTGATAGGATTCTGTGGAAGTCCTACCCAGAGATGCACATCATCTGCACTGCATATG GTTGCACAGATGACATCTTCACAAGCGATCACTCACCTGTTTTTGCCACGTTCCAAGTGGGAGTGACATCACGGTTAAATTGCAAAACAG ATACACATTCGAGCATGGAGAAGGCCTGGATAGAGCTTGAAGGCATCGAGGCCATTGTGAAGACGGCGAGCAAGGCAAAGTTCTTTATTGAATTTAATTCGTCTTGCCTTGAAG AGACACGGCGCTCGAGTGAGAATGACTCGCAGAGCTGTGACGTTCCCAGATTTCTCAAACTGGGCTGGTCCTTCAAACAACTGCCGAAG CTTCTTCCAATCATGTCCGACATGGAGTATCTTCAGGATCAGCACCTGCTGTTGTCTGTCAAGTCATGTGACGGGTTTGAGTCCTACG GTGAATGCTGTGTGGCCTTGCGCTCACTCACCGGTGCATCGGAGCAGTTTGAGACATTTTTGAGTCacagaggtgaggagatgggctCCATAAGAGGACGGGTCAGGGTCCATGTGCCAAAGGACAGACGAGGGACTCGAGAGAAGACCTATG AGTGGTTCCATTTTGAGAAAGATGATAAAGGTCTCAGGAGGGGACATATATCTCCTGCATCCACACGGGTCTCAATAAACAG GTCCTTGGCAGCTCCTCCCAAACTAACTCCGAGCAGCTACACCAATCCAGCCTACTTCATCTTTGAAGGAGTATCAGTGGCACGCAGGGTGGAGGAGCCTCTCCCTCAGCGTCGGGACCCTCCGGTGATCTGGTCTGGAAATGAGGCCTTGCAGCTCCCCAAAATCTCAGGACGTCAGGGCTTCGATAGAAGACCCTGTCGCAGATCAGACTTTACAGAGATTGAAATTCCAGCCGTCCTGCCCCAGTACACTCCAACCAACGACCTTCATTCCCCACACACCAACTCCTCCTATCAGCTCTTCCCGACCAAAACCCCATCTCCCATACCTCCAGCCTCAAGTAACGCCATGTCACAGTACCAGGAACAGACTTCACAAACCAGAGACAAATACCAAGGTAAAAAAATTGTTCACAACTCCATACTGCCCGAGAAGAACCTGAGGAACTTATACATGAATCACTCAGCAATCATCAGGGAAAAAGCCAGAAGGGATCAACATCATCTTCTCCCAGAAAGGACCAAACCTCTGTGGGCAGCCAAGGTGCCGTCAGCTTTCCCCTACATCCCCACTCACTTACCACATTCTCAGGCGCCTGTTCCCTGGATGGTGGCCCAGCAGCCCCCTGGACCTACAGGAGACAACTCCCTCACTGCTTTGCAAATGGCCAAGTCCCTCAGTGAAGTTGACTTCTTCCCGACAGTGCAGAGAGtcccacacatacacaaccaTATGCCAAGTTATAGAAATGGCCCCTACATGCATGGAGATCGAGGCTACAGCTGGGACAAAGAG GTGTCTGTACTCCAAGGTGCTCCAGAGACTGTGCGGGAGCTTCTCAGTACTCTTGGTCTTCAGAAATACACCCTGGGACTCAGCCTCAATGGCTGGGATGATCTGGATTACTTCAG